One window of Caldisericum exile AZM16c01 genomic DNA carries:
- the rgy gene encoding reverse gyrase — protein sequence METISTIYKNLCPNCGNDITDDRLKLGLTCEACLDRIVPKEQICNYLKIEQFKSFCNLREHLSKFKNTFKNTTGFNLSSLQEMWAIRFFLDNSFALIAETGIGKTTFGLTLSKYISENNIGFVYLIFPTNILVKQAKEKLLKFGIAENEIIAYDSNLPKNTLELLKYRIQEGDFKILITTTNFLYKNFDMVPKGLYSLVFIDDVDSILKNSKNIDKVLKLLNFNDEDIEKALKLIDLKRLSLKNKVDQETLQSVIEDVNKIKAKRKGVLIVSSATTNPKSKKVLLFRELLNFEVGRVVSTLRKVVDTYKIVEGDLFSEALSEIKKLGKGGLIFLNTDYTKEDLENFVHFLNKNGVKALSYEHLTKVLEDFKQGSLDVLVGFSTYRNPLARGIDLPSVIRYALFVGVPKIKFSLSATEGNRGLYYAILMLAPHITRKKILKDSEVAKIYRYLNILKRYSNVIEESGDNPYQKAYAEAVNYFKELFKREDIVKIIEETPDIALQRKGNELSFVVVDTTGYIQASGRTSRLIATGLTKGLSLILTNDLKALLVLGKKLKWFIEDALLLPYETVNIESILKEIDDDRALVRKIESGFLTDVEPKFDTKLVIVESPNKARTIASFYGKPIRRRIGNLDAFEIIMKDTILTIAASKGHILDLNKTEGYFGVLKRDGIFIPLFEPIDEDKENILKSLRRLSLEVNEVLLASDPDTEGEKISYDLWLNLSPYANHIKRIEFHEVTKHAFEDAIKNPRNLNINLVKAQFLRRIADRFVGFTVSQYIQKEKGLKTLSAGRVQTPVLEWIVNRGIEASKKNPYLRVFFSSKTVEFKLESTLNKEEIDKVKTIYVKILDRHKENLFVKPFETYTLLKEASNKLKLPSFTIMQLAQDLFEMGLITYHRTDSIKVSETGVRIAKEYIEENFGSEFVKIRMHSQTQGAHECIRPTKAMDVEELKSYLTINPILGITPMHLKLYDLIFRQFIASQMKDTVVEGGKVLYSLNIGSLTLQKEEEVNIGIVEEGFNKIHPVEIYPVSEGIIPIENKLLIRKSDVPFYTHATIIEEMEKKGIGRPSTYAITIEKLIARKYVIDKKGFLIPTKLGAEIVNLIKKNMKISPFVSEGYTKELEQKMDKIEQGSGDYNKEIEKIFNDLQLEKLKEFLSLSIED from the coding sequence ATGGAAACAATTTCAACAATTTACAAAAATCTTTGTCCAAACTGCGGAAATGACATTACAGACGATAGATTAAAATTAGGGCTTACATGTGAGGCATGCTTGGATAGGATTGTCCCAAAAGAACAAATCTGTAACTATCTTAAAATAGAGCAGTTTAAATCCTTTTGCAACCTGAGAGAGCATCTATCTAAATTCAAAAATACATTTAAAAACACAACCGGCTTTAACTTATCTTCCCTTCAAGAAATGTGGGCAATAAGATTTTTTCTCGACAACTCCTTTGCTCTTATTGCGGAAACTGGTATTGGAAAAACTACATTCGGGCTTACACTTTCAAAGTACATCTCGGAAAACAACATCGGCTTTGTGTATCTTATCTTCCCAACAAACATTCTTGTAAAACAAGCAAAAGAAAAATTGTTAAAATTTGGGATTGCCGAAAATGAGATTATCGCATATGATTCAAATCTTCCAAAAAATACGCTTGAACTTCTAAAATATCGGATTCAAGAAGGCGATTTCAAGATACTTATAACAACTACAAATTTCCTTTACAAAAACTTTGATATGGTGCCAAAGGGTCTTTACTCGCTTGTATTTATTGACGATGTTGATTCAATTTTAAAAAATTCAAAAAATATAGATAAGGTGCTTAAACTTCTGAACTTTAACGATGAAGACATTGAGAAGGCGCTTAAACTTATTGACCTAAAAAGGCTCTCTCTTAAAAATAAGGTTGACCAGGAGACACTTCAAAGTGTCATTGAAGATGTTAATAAAATTAAAGCAAAGCGAAAAGGTGTCTTGATTGTTTCATCTGCGACAACAAACCCAAAGTCAAAAAAGGTACTCCTTTTTAGGGAACTTCTCAACTTCGAAGTAGGACGGGTTGTCTCAACGTTGCGAAAAGTTGTTGATACTTATAAAATTGTTGAAGGCGACCTTTTTTCCGAGGCGCTTTCAGAAATTAAAAAACTTGGCAAAGGTGGACTTATATTCCTTAATACAGATTACACAAAGGAAGACCTTGAAAATTTCGTGCACTTCCTCAATAAAAACGGCGTAAAGGCTCTCTCATATGAACATCTCACAAAGGTTTTAGAAGATTTTAAGCAGGGTAGTCTTGATGTACTTGTTGGATTTTCTACATACAGAAATCCACTTGCAAGAGGGATTGACCTTCCTTCCGTTATAAGGTATGCACTCTTTGTGGGTGTGCCTAAGATAAAATTTTCGCTTAGTGCAACCGAAGGGAATAGAGGATTATACTATGCAATTTTGATGCTTGCACCACATATTACAAGGAAGAAAATACTTAAAGACTCAGAAGTTGCAAAAATCTATAGATACTTAAATATCCTCAAAAGATACTCAAATGTTATTGAAGAAAGTGGTGATAATCCATATCAAAAAGCATATGCTGAAGCAGTAAATTATTTTAAGGAACTTTTTAAAAGAGAGGATATTGTAAAAATCATCGAAGAGACACCTGATATTGCACTGCAAAGAAAGGGAAATGAACTTTCATTTGTGGTTGTAGATACCACAGGCTACATTCAGGCATCTGGTCGAACTTCCCGCCTCATTGCAACGGGTCTTACAAAAGGACTTTCTCTTATTTTAACTAATGATCTAAAGGCACTATTGGTTTTAGGGAAAAAACTCAAGTGGTTCATTGAAGACGCTCTCTTGTTACCATATGAAACAGTTAACATTGAAAGTATCCTCAAAGAAATTGACGATGACCGAGCACTTGTACGTAAAATTGAAAGTGGATTTCTTACTGATGTAGAACCAAAATTTGACACAAAACTTGTGATTGTTGAATCCCCAAATAAGGCACGAACAATTGCATCCTTCTATGGTAAACCCATAAGAAGACGTATTGGAAATCTTGACGCATTTGAGATCATCATGAAAGATACAATCCTCACAATTGCTGCATCAAAGGGACATATTTTAGATCTAAACAAAACGGAGGGGTATTTTGGCGTTTTGAAGAGAGATGGAATATTTATTCCGCTTTTTGAGCCAATTGACGAAGACAAAGAAAATATTCTTAAATCCTTAAGAAGATTATCTTTAGAAGTTAATGAGGTTTTACTTGCTTCCGATCCAGACACAGAAGGAGAAAAGATAAGTTATGATTTATGGCTTAACCTTTCTCCTTATGCAAACCACATAAAGCGCATTGAGTTTCACGAGGTTACAAAGCATGCTTTTGAAGATGCGATAAAGAATCCGAGAAACTTAAATATTAACCTTGTTAAGGCACAGTTTTTAAGAAGAATTGCAGACAGATTTGTAGGCTTTACAGTTTCGCAATACATCCAAAAGGAAAAGGGACTTAAAACTCTTTCAGCAGGAAGAGTGCAAACACCTGTTCTTGAGTGGATTGTAAATCGTGGCATTGAGGCATCAAAAAAGAACCCATATTTAAGAGTATTTTTTAGTTCAAAAACGGTTGAGTTTAAACTCGAAAGCACTCTAAACAAAGAAGAAATCGATAAAGTTAAGACAATCTATGTGAAAATCCTCGATCGACACAAAGAAAATTTATTTGTTAAGCCGTTTGAAACATACACACTTTTAAAGGAGGCATCAAACAAATTAAAACTCCCATCCTTTACAATAATGCAACTTGCACAAGACCTCTTTGAGATGGGATTAATCACCTATCACAGGACTGATAGTATTAAGGTGAGTGAGACAGGTGTGCGTATTGCAAAAGAGTATATCGAAGAAAATTTCGGGAGTGAATTTGTAAAAATCAGAATGCATTCACAAACCCAAGGCGCACATGAGTGCATTCGACCAACAAAAGCAATGGATGTTGAAGAATTAAAATCATATCTTACAATAAACCCAATTTTAGGTATTACGCCAATGCATCTTAAACTCTATGACCTTATATTTAGGCAATTTATTGCATCTCAAATGAAGGACACTGTTGTTGAAGGCGGTAAAGTTTTGTACTCTTTAAATATAGGAAGTCTCACCCTTCAAAAAGAGGAAGAGGTAAATATTGGAATTGTAGAAGAGGGTTTCAATAAAATTCACCCTGTTGAAATTTATCCAGTCTCAGAAGGGATTATTCCAATTGAAAACAAACTTCTTATAAGAAAAAGTGATGTGCCTTTTTATACGCATGCAACAATAATTGAAGAAATGGAGAAGAAAGGCATCGGAAGGCCATCAACTTATGCAATCACAATTGAAAAACTCATTGCAAGAAAATATGTTATTGATAAAAAGGGTTTTTTAATCCCTACAAAACTTGGTGCTGAGATTGTAAATCTCATAAAGAAAAATATGAAAATTTCACCATTTGTAAGTGAAGGATACACAAAAGAACTTGAACAAAAGATGGATAAAATAGAACAAGGTAGCGGGGATTACAACAAAGAGATAGAAAAGATTTTCAACGATCTTCAACTTGAAAAATTGAAAGAATTTTTGAGTCTATCGATTGAAGATTAA
- a CDS encoding class I SAM-dependent methyltransferase, whose amino-acid sequence MEEKFDKIANEYDLWFETPVGRVVKELEIDALISALPDLNGKKMLEVGIGTGLFAMEFRKRGAEVYGIDPASNMLKIAQLRGFEVKFGYGEAIPFEDNLFDIVLSMTSMENSKDPEKFVSEMVRVAKPSGRIVVAVLNAISFYGISRRIRGLFDPNDLFRGMHFYNYWELRNLLRRHICNVEVNSSVFFNPTPPKFILDRAYALEKFGRKYLKPFGALLIGGGTKCL is encoded by the coding sequence ATGGAAGAGAAATTTGATAAAATTGCAAACGAGTATGACCTTTGGTTTGAAACCCCCGTTGGGCGTGTAGTAAAAGAATTAGAAATTGATGCCTTAATAAGTGCACTTCCCGATTTAAACGGGAAGAAAATGCTTGAAGTAGGTATTGGCACGGGCCTTTTTGCAATGGAATTTAGAAAACGCGGCGCAGAAGTCTACGGAATTGACCCTGCAAGTAATATGCTTAAAATTGCGCAATTGAGAGGTTTTGAAGTAAAGTTTGGATATGGGGAAGCAATTCCATTTGAAGATAACTTGTTTGATATCGTTTTATCAATGACTTCAATGGAAAATTCAAAGGACCCTGAAAAATTTGTAAGCGAAATGGTGCGCGTTGCAAAACCTTCCGGTCGAATTGTTGTTGCGGTGTTGAATGCAATTTCTTTTTATGGCATCTCAAGAAGAATAAGAGGACTGTTTGACCCAAACGACTTATTTAGAGGAATGCATTTTTACAATTACTGGGAATTAAGGAACCTCCTTAGAAGACATATTTGTAATGTTGAAGTTAACTCTTCTGTTTTCTTTAACCCAACACCTCCAAAGTTTATTTTAGATAGGGCCTATGCCCTTGAGAAATTTGGAAGAAAGTATTTAAAACCATTCGGGGCTCTACTTATAGGAGGAGGAACAAAATGCTTATAA
- a CDS encoding YkoF family thiamine/hydroxymethylpyrimidine-binding protein, whose translation MLITAQFSIYPLKVENYGDYVYDTVRIVKSFGLDVTVGPTSSVTYGDSELIFKAFNEVMRQFEGKVHFVFVITLSNACPKP comes from the coding sequence ATGCTTATAACAGCACAATTTTCAATATACCCATTAAAGGTTGAAAATTACGGAGACTATGTTTATGATACAGTGCGTATTGTGAAAAGTTTTGGGCTTGATGTAACAGTTGGGCCTACAAGTTCGGTTACATATGGAGATTCGGAATTAATTTTTAAAGCATTTAACGAAGTGATGAGGCAGTTTGAAGGAAAAGTTCATTTTGTTTTTGTTATTACGCTATCGAATGCGTGCCCCAAACCATAG
- a CDS encoding radical SAM protein, translating to MLYFFYPSRETLEVSLTGTSCALNCNHCNAQYLSRMKTKEEILQILEKNPGRFKSILISGGSTPEGKVPILQHMDFIQKVYSMGIKLNFHTGLLTEEEIRAIKPYVERISFDFVYDDRVIQDVYHLKDKTKEDFEKTYLLMRRIIGGRIENEEGLPQSRVVPHITLGLKCGEVDQGEEDTIDELAFIKPTLIVIDVFIPTKGTPYENCPLPNLDKVLKMIDKAYRRTSRTTTLFLGCMRPFGEYRERLDVEAYKLGVKGFVLPSKALRDLVKEKGEEVRIFNECCALI from the coding sequence ATGCTATATTTCTTTTATCCATCAAGAGAAACTCTTGAAGTAAGTTTAACAGGAACCTCGTGCGCCCTTAACTGTAATCACTGTAATGCTCAATATCTTTCAAGAATGAAAACAAAAGAAGAGATCCTTCAAATCCTTGAAAAAAATCCCGGAAGATTTAAAAGTATCCTTATTTCAGGTGGCTCAACGCCTGAAGGCAAAGTGCCCATTCTTCAACACATGGACTTCATTCAAAAGGTTTATTCAATGGGAATTAAACTAAACTTTCACACAGGACTTTTAACCGAAGAAGAGATACGAGCAATAAAACCATATGTAGAAAGAATTTCTTTTGATTTTGTTTATGATGATAGGGTGATTCAAGATGTGTATCACTTAAAAGACAAGACCAAAGAAGACTTTGAAAAAACTTATCTTCTTATGAGAAGAATTATTGGAGGACGTATTGAAAATGAGGAAGGTCTACCCCAATCCCGTGTTGTCCCACATATAACATTGGGGCTTAAATGCGGTGAAGTTGATCAAGGCGAAGAGGACACAATTGATGAACTTGCATTTATAAAACCAACACTTATTGTAATTGATGTCTTTATCCCAACAAAGGGCACACCTTACGAAAATTGCCCACTTCCTAATTTAGATAAAGTATTAAAGATGATTGACAAGGCATACAGAAGAACATCTCGCACAACAACCCTCTTTTTGGGATGTATGAGGCCGTTTGGTGAGTATAGAGAGCGCCTTGATGTTGAAGCATACAAATTGGGCGTTAAAGGATTTGTGCTTCCATCAAAAGCTCTTCGCGATCTTGTAAAAGAAAAAGGTGAGGAAGTGAGGATATTCAATGAGTGTTGTGCCCTTATATAA
- a CDS encoding radical SAM protein: protein MSVVPLYKEDILQKDIRVSIGSLALLGLKDVKVFAKPTTIYLMVEERCMFNCLYCAQARESNANLENLSRVTWPKETFKNVLDALIKHKDDYRRICFQVVNGRNYYEDLVQFLKVLKVSQINVPISISIRETNINRIREMFSLGVERIGLPIDVVSKEHFSKIRGGNFESTFSFIIDTAREFKGKITTHIIVGLNETDFELYDAMEKFFHNNVLVSLFAFTPIKGTPFESHPKVPIGRYRKFQFVRALFFKHIPFEPIFESGELSGVKIDAPKEKILELISDPSNYITQGCPNCNRPFYNETPAGPLYNFPTKPSDTSFVFKDFVKVVFDGKVEFN from the coding sequence ATGAGTGTTGTGCCCTTATATAAAGAGGATATTCTTCAAAAGGATATTAGAGTTTCCATTGGAAGCCTTGCACTCCTTGGGTTAAAAGATGTAAAAGTTTTTGCAAAGCCAACAACAATTTACCTTATGGTTGAAGAGCGTTGCATGTTTAATTGCCTTTACTGTGCGCAGGCAAGGGAATCAAATGCAAATCTCGAAAACCTATCAAGGGTAACTTGGCCAAAAGAAACATTTAAAAATGTGCTTGATGCATTAATAAAACACAAAGATGATTACAGGCGTATTTGCTTTCAAGTTGTAAATGGAAGAAACTATTACGAAGACCTTGTTCAATTTTTAAAAGTTCTCAAAGTTTCGCAAATAAATGTGCCAATATCAATTTCGATAAGAGAAACAAACATAAACCGCATAAGAGAAATGTTTTCCCTTGGGGTTGAGCGTATTGGTCTTCCTATTGATGTTGTATCAAAGGAACACTTCTCAAAAATTCGTGGAGGAAATTTTGAAAGCACATTCTCTTTTATTATAGATACGGCAAGGGAATTCAAAGGGAAAATTACAACACACATCATCGTCGGACTTAACGAGACCGATTTTGAATTGTATGATGCGATGGAAAAGTTTTTTCACAATAATGTGCTTGTGTCATTATTTGCTTTCACGCCAATTAAAGGGACACCTTTCGAAAGTCATCCGAAAGTCCCAATAGGGCGATATCGGAAATTTCAATTCGTAAGAGCACTATTCTTTAAACACATTCCCTTCGAGCCAATTTTTGAAAGTGGCGAACTTTCAGGAGTTAAAATCGATGCACCAAAAGAGAAAATTCTTGAACTTATAAGCGATCCTTCAAACTATATTACTCAGGGATGTCCAAACTGTAATAGACCTTTTTACAATGAAACTCCAGCGGGGCCATTATATAATTTCCCCACAAAACCCAGCGATACAAGTTTTGTTTTTAAGGACTTTGTAAAAGTTGTTTTTGATGGAAAAGTCGAATTCAACTGA
- a CDS encoding ATP-binding protein produces the protein MNTETLKEVIYTNEQYIKKWKGKIIERENIVFPKSIEKAIILYGVRRSGKTFILFNQFLKHVDKAIYIDFEDDRLNNFRMEDFEKLKSAAIELKPHLGSEKIHYYLDEIQNVKGFEKFVRRVVERENASVIVSGSLSKIRPEQISTTLRGRSWSIEILPFSFREYLKTQSIDFENIILIPEQRAILKRSFREFIAWGGFPEVILAKNEFEKKKILKEYFNAMFFKDLVEKYEMTNITLLELLLDKLFSSYSTRLSLTSIYKQYKDKMPLSKDSLYDYYKKILESMLIFEVRKFSESSYKRARNPAKIYLVDVGLAKDTTSQNIGKRMENVVFIELKRRGYDLYYFDEKRECDFIAVKDKELTPIQVTYEINDTNREREIEGIVEACKFLGVKKGLIITYDEEETFEIHDIEVEIIPIYKWLISLR, from the coding sequence ATGAATACAGAAACCCTAAAAGAAGTGATTTATACAAACGAGCAATACATAAAAAAGTGGAAAGGAAAAATTATTGAAAGAGAAAATATCGTATTCCCAAAATCCATTGAAAAGGCAATAATTTTGTATGGCGTAAGAAGAAGCGGAAAGACTTTTATTCTTTTCAACCAATTCTTGAAACATGTTGATAAAGCAATCTATATAGATTTTGAAGACGATAGGCTCAATAACTTTAGAATGGAGGATTTCGAAAAGTTAAAGAGTGCAGCAATCGAATTAAAACCACACTTAGGAAGTGAAAAAATCCACTATTATCTTGATGAAATTCAAAATGTTAAGGGTTTTGAAAAATTTGTAAGAAGAGTTGTAGAAAGAGAAAATGCATCGGTAATTGTAAGCGGGTCATTGTCAAAGATAAGACCTGAACAGATATCTACAACTCTTAGAGGTAGATCTTGGAGTATTGAAATATTACCGTTTTCTTTTAGAGAGTATTTAAAAACACAATCCATCGATTTCGAAAATATTATCCTTATACCGGAGCAAAGAGCGATTCTAAAAAGAAGTTTTCGTGAATTCATTGCATGGGGAGGATTTCCAGAGGTTATACTTGCAAAAAACGAGTTTGAAAAGAAAAAAATCCTAAAAGAGTATTTTAATGCAATGTTCTTTAAAGACCTTGTTGAAAAATATGAAATGACAAACATAACACTTTTGGAATTACTTCTTGATAAATTGTTTTCCTCATATTCAACAAGGCTATCTTTAACTTCTATATACAAGCAATACAAAGATAAGATGCCTTTGTCGAAAGATTCTTTATATGACTATTATAAGAAGATCCTCGAAAGCATGCTAATTTTCGAGGTAAGAAAATTTTCTGAATCATCGTATAAGCGGGCAAGAAACCCTGCAAAAATATACCTTGTTGATGTTGGACTTGCAAAGGATACTACTTCGCAAAATATTGGAAAAAGAATGGAAAATGTTGTATTTATTGAATTAAAAAGAAGGGGATATGACCTTTATTACTTTGATGAAAAAAGGGAATGCGACTTTATAGCTGTAAAAGATAAAGAATTAACACCAATTCAGGTGACATATGAAATAAACGATACAAATAGGGAAAGAGAAATCGAGGGGATAGTTGAAGCATGCAAATTTTTAGGAGTTAAAAAGGGTTTAATCATAACCTACGATGAGGAAGAAACATTTGAGATTCATGACATTGAAGTAGAAATTATTCCAATTTATAAGTGGTTAATTAGCCTGCGATAA